TGAGTCATTTTTATGACTTGTTACATGCCTTAGCCACTGCCTTTAATCGACCAACTAATCCCAATGCAATTAATCCTAACTTGAATTTGGTCGATCAAGTCATGACCCAGATTAACCATGATTATGCCCAACCGATTACGGGGGCCACTTTAGCAGCGACTTATCACGTTTCACTGACCACTTTGAATCAGCAGTTTAATACCAATCTACAACTTTCGGTGAACCGCTATTTACGACTCATTCGGCTAATGAACGCTCGCCGCTTGCTCTTAGAAACCGACCGTAAGATTGATTACATTGCCGCTAGCTGTGGCTTTAGTAATCGTAAAACCCTTAACCGTAATTTTCAGACTTGGAAAGGCTGCACACCGACTGCCTATCGACAAGCCTACACAAAATATCATCAAATTGACGCTAACTGCCTCTAAAAATGTCCCTTTTAACCCATCAAAACGTGCTAAGCTACCCTTATCAAACAAATAAGGGAGCTTTTTATGATGTATGACTTAATCGCAACAGATATGGATGGTACTTTTTTACGAGCTGATATGACCTATGACGAAGCCAAATTTGCTAAACTCTATCAACGGTTACAGCAACAACATATTCAGTTCGTTGTCGCTAGTGGTAATCAGTATTTTCAACTCCGGTCATTTTTTGAAGCTTATCCAGATATTATTTACTTAGCCGAAAATGGGGCCTACATTCGTGATGCCAACAAAACGTATGCTGTTCACGCTTTTAAAACCGCTACCGTCACAACAATATTAGCTCAGCTTACTAAAATTCCAGAGTTGCATATTTTGGTTTGCGGCGCAAAAAGTGCGTATGCCCTCAGTAGCTATGATGCCCAATACGTTGATAATATGCGGCAATACTACCATCACTTAGCTGTCGTCGATGATTTTGCGACGATTGATGATCAGGTGCTAAAGATTGCCCTAAGCTGCCCACCTGAAAAAACAACTGCCATCGTAGACTTATTGCGCCCAATGTTAGCCAGACTCGCTGAACCAACCAGTAGTGGTCATGGCGATATTGACTTAATCCAACCAGGTCTCAATAAAGCCGCCGGACTTAAAGAATTAGGCCAACAATTAAACATTGATTTAAGTGCTATGGTTGCCTTTGGTGATGGTGGTAATGATTTAGAAATGTTGCGTGAAGTTGGCTTAGGGGTCGCCATGCAAAATGCCCAATCCGCCGTCACAGCGGTGGCTGATCAGCAGACAACCACCAACCAGGAACAAGGGGTCCTCAGTTTTATTGACGGTCTAACTCGCTAAAGTCATACAAGCCAAAAGCCTAAAAATAATCGCCGCAAGAATTGATTAAATTCTTGTGGCGATTATTTGGTAGTACTGATTAATTGTTATTCTTTAAACTGAATCTTCACATAATCACGATATAACGGTAAGCTTGTCATCAATTCTTGATGCGTGCCATGCCCACTGACATGGCCTTGTTCAATAAAGTAAATCGCATCGGCATCCACAATTGTGCTTA
This region of Lactobacillus sp. CBA3605 genomic DNA includes:
- a CDS encoding Cof-type HAD-IIB family hydrolase, whose amino-acid sequence is MYDLIATDMDGTFLRADMTYDEAKFAKLYQRLQQQHIQFVVASGNQYFQLRSFFEAYPDIIYLAENGAYIRDANKTYAVHAFKTATVTTILAQLTKIPELHILVCGAKSAYALSSYDAQYVDNMRQYYHHLAVVDDFATIDDQVLKIALSCPPEKTTAIVDLLRPMLARLAEPTSSGHGDIDLIQPGLNKAAGLKELGQQLNIDLSAMVAFGDGGNDLEMLREVGLGVAMQNAQSAVTAVADQQTTTNQEQGVLSFIDGLTR